From one Ignavibacteria bacterium genomic stretch:
- the glmM gene encoding phosphoglucosamine mutase encodes MPTLMVSISGIRGIIGDGLEPEVLVKYTSAYADFCGGGKIVVGRDARVSGEMVRSIVSGTLAAKGNDVIDIGIVPTPTVQYTVKTLKAAGGIAISASHNPNEWNALKLLNSTGQFMTPEENLELQKILLSGKNDYPAWDKIGKITYYEEGLKRHVHDVLNLRHIDVEAIRKRKFKVLCDCVNGAGVYVIPELLRDLGCEVIEMNCEKTGIFPRLPEPLPENLTETMKAVKASGAELGVVVDPDVDRLVLITDKGEPFGEENTITQAVRFVLSKEKGNVAINLSTTRAVDDVAREAGCQVFRSPVGEANVVKKMKEVDAVIGGEGSGGVIYPALHFGRDALVGVAITLQHLLEFGKSISELKKALPQYYIAKRKIVLGGKDPDEIVKILTEKYSKEKINTEDGLRIDFEDHWVHFRKSNTEPIIRCVTEARSQEEAEKYIDKYFGEIKSFF; translated from the coding sequence ATGCCTACCCTGATGGTAAGTATTTCAGGAATCAGAGGTATAATTGGAGATGGACTTGAGCCAGAAGTCCTGGTGAAATATACTTCCGCATATGCAGACTTTTGCGGAGGAGGAAAAATTGTTGTCGGCCGTGATGCAAGGGTTTCAGGCGAGATGGTCAGAAGCATAGTCAGCGGCACACTTGCCGCCAAAGGCAACGATGTAATTGATATAGGAATAGTTCCTACTCCAACCGTTCAATATACAGTTAAGACACTTAAGGCCGCAGGAGGAATAGCAATTTCGGCAAGCCACAATCCGAATGAGTGGAATGCCTTAAAGCTCCTGAACTCCACGGGGCAGTTCATGACGCCGGAAGAAAACCTTGAGCTTCAGAAAATCCTCCTAAGCGGAAAAAACGATTATCCCGCGTGGGATAAGATTGGTAAAATTACGTACTATGAAGAGGGGCTGAAAAGGCATGTTCATGACGTTCTGAACCTCAGGCACATAGACGTTGAAGCAATAAGAAAAAGAAAATTCAAGGTGCTCTGCGACTGTGTCAACGGCGCCGGAGTGTATGTAATACCCGAACTTTTAAGGGACTTAGGGTGTGAAGTAATTGAAATGAACTGTGAAAAGACCGGCATTTTCCCGCGGCTTCCGGAGCCCCTGCCTGAAAACCTGACCGAGACGATGAAAGCCGTCAAGGCCTCAGGGGCAGAGCTTGGTGTTGTGGTGGATCCCGATGTAGACCGCCTGGTTCTAATAACAGACAAAGGGGAACCCTTTGGAGAAGAAAACACAATTACGCAGGCCGTAAGGTTTGTCCTTTCAAAAGAAAAAGGGAACGTTGCAATTAACCTTTCCACCACAAGAGCAGTTGACGACGTTGCGCGTGAGGCCGGCTGCCAGGTCTTCCGCTCCCCTGTCGGAGAGGCAAACGTGGTAAAGAAGATGAAAGAAGTTGATGCTGTTATAGGAGGCGAAGGAAGCGGAGGCGTAATTTATCCTGCACTTCACTTCGGGCGTGACGCGCTGGTGGGCGTTGCAATTACGCTTCAGCACCTGCTGGAATTCGGGAAAAGCATCAGTGAGCTTAAAAAGGCTTTGCCCCAATACTATATAGCAAAAAGGAAAATTGTTCTGGGAGGCAAGGACCCCGACGAGATAGTAAAAATACTAACTGAGAAGTACTCGAAAGAAAAAATCAATACCGAAGACGGCCTCAGGATAGATTTTGAGGATCACTGGGTGCATTTCAGGAAGTCGAATACTGAACCTATCATCAGGTGTGTTACAGAGGCCAGAAGCCAGGAAGAGGCTGAGAAGTATATAGATAAATACTTTGGCGAAATAAAGAGCTTTTTCTAA
- a CDS encoding rhodanese-like domain-containing protein, producing the protein MENNLIPENHTSMDNAAEMLVYFESEGDFINSLDAPPVVSASEVNSSPESYLIIDTRSQDLFRAGHIKGAVNVLAKDLLSYFKQNNTGKYVKAVLVSKAGQASSYYATLLRLLGYNNVYSLNFGMASWNTAFSAIMNANTKNSPNMQKYTNADAGMNPKTALPRLEFRTKSQNIKDKVEERVSDMLLEGFNEDLIFEGAQVSGPAITAGHLFPEEKVSDYYTICYGSEVLYAAVGKSNPYSGLGHPEGAISYAPYSSLKSSNYLQTLPTDRKIGIYCYNGQFSASAAAYLRLLGYDARSMLFGAHVLFYSRMLYEPRLQKYAFQKYAAIEYPFVTGD; encoded by the coding sequence ATGGAAAACAATCTTATTCCTGAAAACCACACTTCGATGGATAATGCAGCAGAAATGCTGGTTTATTTTGAATCGGAAGGGGACTTCATAAATTCATTGGATGCGCCTCCTGTAGTCAGCGCCAGTGAAGTAAACAGCAGTCCTGAGAGTTACCTCATTATAGACACAAGAAGCCAGGACCTTTTCAGGGCAGGCCACATAAAAGGAGCCGTTAACGTTTTGGCGAAGGACCTGCTTAGCTATTTTAAGCAGAATAATACGGGAAAATATGTTAAAGCAGTGCTTGTAAGCAAAGCCGGGCAGGCATCATCATACTATGCAACGCTTTTAAGACTTTTGGGCTATAATAACGTTTATTCTCTTAATTTCGGCATGGCTTCATGGAATACAGCATTTTCGGCCATCATGAATGCGAATACAAAAAACTCTCCCAACATGCAGAAATATACAAATGCTGATGCAGGGATGAATCCCAAGACCGCACTTCCCCGCCTTGAATTCAGGACAAAGTCTCAGAACATAAAAGACAAGGTTGAAGAAAGGGTCTCTGATATGCTTTTAGAGGGTTTTAATGAGGATCTGATCTTTGAGGGCGCTCAAGTTTCGGGCCCCGCCATAACGGCCGGGCACCTCTTCCCAGAGGAAAAAGTAAGTGACTACTACACTATCTGTTACGGCTCTGAAGTGCTTTACGCGGCTGTTGGAAAGTCAAATCCTTACAGCGGCTTAGGGCATCCCGAGGGGGCCATTTCCTATGCCCCATATTCCTCGCTTAAAAGCAGCAATTACCTTCAGACTCTGCCCACGGACAGGAAGATAGGCATTTATTGTTACAACGGTCAGTTCAGCGCTTCTGCTGCGGCATATCTGAGGCTTTTAGGTTATGACGCGAGGTCGATGCTTTTCGGGGCGCACGTGCTTTTCTACAGCCGCATGCTTTATGAGCCGAGGCTTCAGAAGTATGCGTTCCAGAAATATGCGGCAATTGAGTACCCGTTTGTCACGGGA
- a CDS encoding DUF4249 family protein: MKTTGIISFLAIALLSFAGCEKTETLEPDSIYKEKTVVFSSLKSDSLFQGVTFTRTLPLNTEFDIKKAELKDVTAYLKINGVSIIPIIYTADGIYKPRDLMMIHSGDVYELFAKYGEKSIYARTRIPVKPSVFSATLVNSKYIEARIAPRENEAYAAAWFITGANQYSYSGLATDFFEVYKTPENPPASVSIRTMDIPEDYRTDNLAGKTYLKVISFDNGFYDYFRTRGNNQQVHNSFTQGGSQVIWNVYGTDVIGMFIGSASGELVKPK, encoded by the coding sequence ATGAAAACAACTGGGATAATATCATTTTTAGCAATTGCTCTTCTTTCTTTTGCGGGCTGCGAGAAGACAGAGACACTGGAGCCGGACAGTATTTATAAGGAAAAGACGGTTGTATTTTCATCACTTAAGAGCGATTCCCTCTTCCAGGGGGTGACATTTACACGGACGCTTCCACTTAATACTGAATTTGATATTAAAAAAGCTGAGCTTAAGGATGTTACGGCATACCTGAAAATTAACGGGGTTAGTATCATTCCGATTATTTATACTGCAGACGGCATTTATAAGCCCAGGGATCTGATGATGATCCATTCGGGAGATGTGTACGAACTATTTGCAAAATACGGCGAGAAAAGCATTTATGCACGCACCAGGATCCCTGTAAAACCTTCAGTTTTCAGTGCCACACTTGTCAACAGCAAGTATATTGAGGCCAGGATTGCCCCCAGGGAAAATGAGGCTTATGCCGCAGCCTGGTTCATAACAGGCGCAAATCAGTATTCCTATTCAGGCCTGGCGACAGACTTTTTCGAGGTATATAAGACTCCTGAAAATCCGCCGGCAAGTGTATCAATAAGAACGATGGACATTCCAGAGGATTACAGGACAGATAATCTGGCCGGCAAAACATACTTAAAGGTAATTTCCTTTGACAATGGGTTTTACGATTACTTCAGAACCAGGGGTAACAACCAGCAGGTCCATAACTCATTTACGCAGGGAGGAAGCCAGGTTATCTGGAATGTTTACGGCACAGATGTTATAGGAATGTTTATCGGAAGCGCCTCGGGGGAACTTGTTAAACCAAAATGA
- a CDS encoding TonB-dependent receptor encodes MRPKVFRSTIVIFLFSIAFCFTGELQAQGINHTVSGFIKDRTTGEFLSGSSVLIYRDSLSFSNPPLRGSTSNQYGYFAIPNVQSGKFLLVARRLGYRPLIKELPAGGKEPVIRIDLELEPQDIRLQEVVVKGKKSESGEVSSVDVSPGLLSQLPSLSGEIDLFRSLQMLPGLTQNNELSSGLYVRGGSPDETLTLLDGVVVYNPSHLGNFASTFNSDALQNVRLIKGAYPAEYGGRLSSVLDIKLRSGSRDKHKGILGLGIINSHLTLEGPMDDNSTYILSGRKMYYDAFQKMTDKNGMAPRYNFYDINSKFSFNASGNDIVSLSALLSRDQIYSSPSNQVNYDIQWQNAIVSLNWSQVLSNSRFSNTSFSYVSYNFKSILDDTTSRVTTSDYYSSSELQDLVFKKDVEFYLSENNLGKLGLDLSLHDYKLIYSDVYSELIERSLGNEKEIMNFEAAVYLQSEWQVSSRFKLSPGLRLYYFNDQKKLKYEPRLSMAYSLTDEATIKGAFSVTNQFLHMIVRNDISLPTDLWYPSTNRVEPSSSRQYVLGVDSYFWQKEYFFSVEGYYKDMKNLYEFKDNARYNPQSTVVDLFTKGNGEAYGVEFFLNKISGDLSGWIGYTLSWTRRKFDELNAGQIFYPRYDRRHDISVLAAYKISESLTFSLTWTFATGQGYTLPVSQYQIGSIDLDPNKRVQFDYTARNAYKLPDYHKLDLNVTYRFYLSELQLETYLNIYNVYDRKNPFAYYASDVEKPTPEGTVSLPKFHSITLFPFLPTVGVTLKF; translated from the coding sequence ATGAGGCCAAAGGTTTTCAGATCCACAATAGTAATATTTCTCTTCTCAATAGCTTTCTGCTTTACAGGGGAACTGCAGGCACAGGGAATTAACCATACAGTTTCAGGTTTTATAAAAGACAGGACCACGGGTGAATTTCTTTCAGGTTCAAGCGTACTTATCTACCGTGACAGCCTGAGTTTTTCCAATCCCCCTTTAAGAGGCTCCACTTCAAACCAGTACGGTTACTTTGCCATTCCAAATGTCCAGTCCGGAAAATTTCTTTTAGTTGCCCGGCGCCTCGGATACAGGCCTTTGATAAAAGAGTTACCGGCAGGTGGCAAAGAGCCCGTAATCAGGATCGATCTTGAGCTGGAGCCGCAGGATATAAGGCTTCAGGAGGTAGTGGTAAAAGGGAAAAAAAGCGAATCGGGTGAAGTCAGCTCCGTAGACGTCTCTCCCGGGCTTTTAAGCCAGCTTCCCTCTTTGAGCGGTGAAATTGACCTGTTCAGGAGCCTGCAGATGCTGCCGGGCCTGACGCAGAACAATGAGCTTTCTTCAGGGCTTTACGTAAGGGGCGGCAGCCCGGATGAGACCCTGACACTTCTTGACGGAGTAGTTGTTTACAACCCCTCGCATCTTGGGAATTTTGCAAGCACCTTTAATTCTGATGCCCTGCAGAACGTAAGGCTTATAAAAGGGGCCTACCCGGCTGAATACGGGGGAAGGCTTTCGAGCGTTCTGGACATTAAGCTCAGAAGCGGCTCCAGGGATAAGCATAAAGGCATACTTGGCCTTGGCATTATAAATTCGCATCTGACGCTTGAAGGACCGATGGATGATAATTCCACGTACATTTTATCAGGCAGGAAAATGTATTATGATGCTTTTCAGAAGATGACAGATAAAAACGGCATGGCGCCTAGATACAATTTCTACGACATTAATTCAAAGTTTTCATTCAATGCCTCGGGAAACGACATTGTTTCTTTGAGCGCACTTTTAAGCCGTGACCAGATTTACAGCTCCCCTTCCAACCAGGTGAACTATGATATACAGTGGCAGAATGCAATTGTGAGTCTGAACTGGTCGCAGGTGCTTTCAAATTCCAGGTTTTCAAATACCTCTTTTAGCTACGTCAGCTACAATTTCAAATCTATTCTGGACGACACTACGAGCAGGGTAACTACGTCTGACTATTATTCGTCGTCTGAACTACAGGACCTGGTATTTAAGAAGGATGTGGAATTTTATCTTTCTGAAAACAACCTGGGGAAGCTGGGGCTGGATTTATCGCTGCACGATTATAAGCTGATTTACAGCGACGTCTACAGCGAGCTTATTGAAAGGAGCCTGGGAAATGAAAAGGAAATTATGAACTTTGAGGCTGCGGTTTACCTTCAGAGCGAGTGGCAGGTCAGCTCCCGCTTTAAGCTTAGTCCGGGCTTAAGGTTATACTATTTTAACGACCAGAAGAAGCTTAAGTATGAGCCCAGGCTTTCCATGGCCTACAGCCTTACGGATGAGGCCACAATAAAAGGGGCATTTTCCGTTACGAACCAGTTCCTGCATATGATAGTAAGAAACGACATATCGCTTCCGACGGATCTCTGGTATCCATCGACCAACAGGGTTGAGCCATCAAGCTCAAGGCAGTATGTACTGGGGGTGGATTCATATTTCTGGCAGAAAGAGTATTTCTTCTCGGTTGAAGGATACTATAAGGATATGAAAAACCTGTATGAATTTAAGGACAACGCGCGTTATAACCCGCAGAGCACGGTTGTGGACCTGTTTACAAAAGGAAACGGTGAGGCCTACGGGGTGGAGTTTTTCTTAAACAAGATCTCGGGAGATCTCTCGGGATGGATCGGATACACTCTTTCATGGACGAGAAGAAAGTTTGACGAGCTTAATGCAGGACAGATATTTTATCCGAGGTACGACAGAAGGCACGACATATCTGTCCTTGCAGCCTATAAGATTTCCGAAAGCCTGACATTCAGCCTGACATGGACCTTTGCAACCGGGCAGGGCTACACGCTTCCGGTAAGTCAGTACCAGATCGGGTCGATTGACCTGGACCCGAACAAAAGAGTGCAGTTTGATTATACTGCCAGGAACGCCTATAAGCTGCCGGACTACCACAAGCTGGACCTGAATGTAACGTACAGGTTTTATTTGAGTGAGCTGCAGTTAGAGACGTACCTGAATATTTATAATGTATATGACAGGAAAAATCCATTTGCCTATTACGCCTCGGACGTTGAAAAGCCGACCCCGGAAGGAACAGTATCGCTTCCAAAATTCCATTCCATTACGCTGTTCCCTTTTCTGCCTACTGTGGGCGTAACATTAAAATTTTGA